A window of the Leptospira brenneri genome harbors these coding sequences:
- a CDS encoding SanA/YdcF family protein translates to MSLILGFLGFVALATNLRFWYVYQTTIHSNQPMEIPEAEVAIVPGAAVYGKTPSPILMDRLACGLDLYKAGRVKKILLSGDNGKSDYNELRPMLEFMLNHKVKPEDIFVDHAGFRTLDTLIRAKEVFLVKKAIFVSQSFFLPRAIYLGKELELELYGYECNLRTYKKETYYSFREFSARILAWWDIQWDTPPKYLGKPYPIEGSGVSTWKGSIPVSSHK, encoded by the coding sequence ATGAGTCTAATTTTGGGGTTTCTTGGTTTTGTCGCATTGGCAACGAATTTGCGATTTTGGTATGTATACCAAACAACAATCCACTCCAACCAACCAATGGAAATCCCTGAAGCAGAGGTGGCCATTGTTCCTGGAGCGGCCGTTTATGGAAAAACTCCTTCCCCCATTCTTATGGATCGTTTGGCTTGCGGTTTGGATTTGTACAAAGCCGGCCGGGTAAAAAAAATCTTACTTTCTGGAGACAATGGAAAATCTGACTACAATGAACTTCGGCCTATGTTGGAATTTATGTTGAACCACAAGGTTAAACCAGAAGATATTTTTGTAGACCATGCTGGTTTTCGAACTCTTGACACTCTCATTCGTGCTAAGGAAGTATTTCTTGTCAAAAAAGCAATTTTTGTCAGCCAGTCTTTCTTTTTGCCAAGAGCGATTTATCTAGGAAAGGAACTAGAACTAGAGTTATACGGTTATGAATGTAATTTGCGAACTTATAAAAAAGAAACTTATTATTCTTTTCGCGAGTTTTCAGCAAGAATTCTCGCTTGGTGGGACATCCAATGGGACACTCCCCCAAAGTATTTAGGAAAACCTTATCCGATAGAAGGTAGTGGTGTTTCGACTTGGAAAGGTTCGATTCCCGTTTCTTCACATAAATGA
- a CDS encoding YceI family protein, with product MSRIIVSIIFSFLLVPGVFAAQVTKKSIEFYVEHTTKNITGVCEEIQIEEPKVVVSGKNYTLKSPFLIQIPVLKISSGDKKRDAHIQEILGYPESPLITAKIESVNYLKDQTYTIQGNLTIHGKTKAFTSEAVVSPENPNLINVDGSVIVKLSEYELENPSLLFMKTKDEIEVKYQFQIKLK from the coding sequence ATGAGTCGGATCATTGTCAGTATTATTTTTAGTTTTTTATTAGTTCCTGGTGTTTTTGCGGCGCAAGTCACAAAAAAAAGCATAGAGTTTTATGTAGAACATACAACAAAGAATATAACTGGTGTTTGTGAAGAAATCCAAATCGAAGAACCAAAAGTTGTTGTTTCAGGAAAGAACTATACTTTAAAGTCACCATTTTTAATTCAAATCCCAGTTTTGAAAATTTCTTCTGGGGATAAAAAACGAGATGCGCATATTCAGGAAATACTGGGTTATCCTGAATCTCCTTTGATCACTGCGAAGATAGAATCCGTAAATTATCTAAAAGATCAAACTTATACAATTCAGGGAAATTTAACCATTCATGGAAAAACAAAAGCCTTTACATCAGAAGCAGTTGTTAGTCCAGAAAATCCAAATTTAATCAATGTCGATGGATCCGTGATTGTAAAATTGTCTGAATACGAATTGGAAAATCCATCTTTACTTTTTATGAAAACAAAGGATGAAATAGAAGTAAAGTATCAGTTTCAAATCAAGTTGAAATAA
- a CDS encoding molecular chaperone DnaJ: MVQRTETKKSKQILHDVIFELQNVSESMQWFLSYDRLSELLEIRKEECLRKVYQFKAAKPQMTLSGGFHEVDGDLLVDFLAWSLELDEVAEEFLKGGIFFSERPLYELRESYKTLIQKTIANHKLDRELLLLLTAATVDFDDAVDSYLMDKFEIDFFVRRSIHQFLEKFEIHSEFGAEEFLYEYLKSLIPTKILNFRDITREFRDRTYYELYGRFRETKKKKKKIVQTVSVELKDLLAFFDLEPGAGITEVKKKFKELLKKYHPDINKKGEEMTKRIILKYNRLVELLGT; encoded by the coding sequence ATGGTCCAAAGAACGGAAACAAAAAAATCCAAACAAATTCTGCACGATGTCATATTTGAACTCCAAAACGTTTCGGAATCGATGCAGTGGTTTTTGTCCTATGACCGGCTTTCGGAACTTCTAGAAATAAGAAAGGAAGAATGCCTTCGCAAAGTTTACCAATTCAAAGCCGCAAAACCACAAATGACACTTTCTGGTGGTTTCCATGAAGTGGATGGGGACTTGTTAGTGGACTTCTTAGCTTGGAGTTTGGAATTAGACGAAGTCGCAGAAGAGTTTTTAAAGGGAGGGATATTTTTTAGTGAACGTCCGTTATATGAACTTCGTGAATCTTATAAAACTCTCATCCAAAAAACAATTGCCAATCATAAATTAGACCGCGAACTTCTATTGCTGCTCACTGCGGCCACAGTTGATTTTGATGATGCGGTTGATTCCTATCTAATGGATAAATTCGAAATTGATTTTTTTGTAAGAAGGTCCATCCACCAATTTTTAGAAAAGTTCGAAATCCATTCAGAGTTTGGCGCCGAAGAATTTTTATACGAATACTTAAAAAGTCTAATCCCTACAAAAATTCTCAACTTTCGGGACATCACTCGCGAGTTTCGAGACAGAACCTATTACGAGTTATATGGCAGATTTCGTGAAACCAAAAAGAAGAAAAAAAAGATCGTTCAAACTGTTTCTGTCGAACTAAAAGATCTATTGGCATTCTTTGATTTGGAACCAGGTGCAGGCATCACTGAAGTAAAAAAGAAATTTAAAGAACTCTTAAAAAAATACCATCCCGATATCAATAAAAAAGGGGAAGAGATGACCAAACGAATCATCTTAAAATACAATCGTTTGGTCGAATTGTTGGGGACTTAA
- a CDS encoding M23 family metallopeptidase produces MKKKIKEITSVFSQDNPKIKKQIDKVKEKGHQRMTILVIPHGYDSSFHFQISHFTILFFLALTVGLLSLAIFGIVGSSTTQRQINQLSKIYGTYFDTYITHANQLEEMKEEYSKLNDSMLELFTLIDGQDEELLKIPAEDLIETSAIESLQKEEKEDKQLDVGRKYLNEIYELRQLKHRMDNYQRLVEANYQFLYQRSDILSRSPLFNPMYSYNLTSPFGMRKSPTTGYWEYHDGLDMANATGTPIYASAPGRVVRVTYSNVGYGHHVIIQHDFGFSTLYGHCSRIYVRNGQEVKAGEQIAEVGATGNVTGPHLHYEIFISEEGKTDPEQYMQAGVY; encoded by the coding sequence ATGAAGAAAAAAATTAAAGAGATTACGTCTGTTTTTTCACAGGACAATCCGAAAATCAAGAAACAGATTGATAAGGTGAAAGAAAAAGGTCACCAACGGATGACCATTCTTGTCATTCCTCACGGATACGATAGTTCTTTCCACTTCCAAATTTCTCATTTTACCATTCTATTTTTTTTGGCTTTGACTGTTGGTCTCTTAAGTCTTGCTATCTTTGGGATTGTTGGTTCTAGCACAACCCAAAGGCAAATCAACCAACTTTCTAAAATTTACGGAACTTATTTTGATACTTACATCACCCATGCCAACCAATTGGAAGAAATGAAAGAAGAGTATTCTAAATTAAATGATAGTATGCTCGAACTCTTTACACTCATCGATGGTCAGGATGAAGAACTTTTAAAAATCCCGGCAGAGGACTTAATTGAAACTTCGGCGATCGAATCTCTTCAAAAAGAAGAAAAAGAAGATAAACAATTGGATGTGGGTAGAAAGTATTTAAATGAAATTTATGAACTCCGCCAATTAAAACACAGAATGGACAATTACCAGCGTTTGGTGGAAGCGAATTATCAATTTTTATACCAACGTTCTGATATTCTCTCCAGGTCCCCTCTCTTTAATCCTATGTATTCTTATAACTTAACTTCTCCTTTTGGAATGAGAAAGTCACCTACCACTGGTTATTGGGAATACCATGATGGTTTGGATATGGCAAATGCTACGGGAACACCCATTTATGCATCGGCACCGGGTCGCGTGGTTCGGGTCACCTATTCCAATGTAGGATACGGACACCACGTGATCATCCAACATGATTTCGGCTTTAGCACGTTATACGGACACTGCTCTCGAATTTATGTAAGAAATGGACAGGAAGTCAAAGCTGGAGAACAGATTGCAGAAGTAGGTGCCACAGGAAACGTAACAGGTCCACATTTACATTATGAAATCTTCATTTCCGAAGAAGGAAAAACGGATCCAGAACAATACATGCAAGCCGGAGTTTACTGA
- the ligA gene encoding NAD-dependent DNA ligase LigA, which translates to MAKKENPAKRIAELRKEIQKHNDLYYKKNTPKISDKEFDLLVKELQSLEKVNPDLADSSSPTLQVGSDLSPQFSKFKHKVPVLSLENTYNETELSEWLEKTGIEELYSLEWKIDGASILLYYENGKLTHCVTRGSGGIGDIVTENVKTITSIPQSLSEPLTLSVRGEIFMTFADFEEFNEEYGGKFANPRNLAAGSIKQKDPQEVAKRPLRIYVYDVYFSTSRKGINKHGDIISLLKKEKFPLAPDSTIISGKTLLKEIESFRKKKDKMPFPVDGLVIKLDNLNLRESLGETSHSPRWARAFKFDALLKETTIEEIDFAIGRTGKITPRAKVTPILLAGTTVTYATLHNQDYIDQLGAGIGAKVLISKRGEIIPAVEKVTVPPKSVFVLPKDCPSCKTKLTKVDDSVDYFCTNRNCPERKLNQLIFFCSKKQMNIEGLGERQIQIFFEKGWVKDIPDLYTLNKYNDTILELDGFGEKSVKIIFDAIEKSKEKDFRFTLPSIGLNEVGPKVTEILIEHGFDSWDKLVTLSKSKNAEEELTSIHGIGPRTIDALLTHLKDKETLKLVKNLINLGLKFQADETEKSDIQPFLGQSWCVTGSFENFQPRDVAMDLITRHGGKKVSGVSSKTTHLLYGPGAGSKLDKATELGVTLVSESDFLKLLKKEGITLA; encoded by the coding sequence TTGGCTAAAAAAGAAAATCCTGCCAAACGGATCGCGGAACTTCGCAAAGAGATCCAAAAACATAACGATCTTTATTATAAAAAGAATACACCAAAGATTTCAGACAAAGAGTTTGATCTTTTAGTCAAAGAATTACAATCGCTAGAAAAAGTTAACCCTGATTTGGCGGATAGCTCTTCCCCTACATTGCAAGTGGGGTCTGATCTTTCCCCACAATTTAGCAAATTCAAACATAAGGTTCCCGTTTTATCTTTAGAAAATACTTATAATGAAACTGAACTTTCCGAATGGTTGGAAAAAACTGGGATCGAAGAACTTTATTCCCTAGAATGGAAAATTGATGGCGCCTCTATCTTGTTATACTATGAAAACGGAAAACTCACTCATTGTGTGACAAGAGGGTCTGGTGGAATCGGAGACATTGTTACAGAAAATGTAAAAACCATAACATCCATTCCGCAATCTCTTTCTGAACCTTTAACCCTTTCTGTCCGAGGGGAAATTTTTATGACCTTCGCTGACTTTGAAGAATTTAACGAGGAATATGGGGGAAAATTTGCCAACCCACGAAATCTCGCAGCAGGTTCCATCAAACAGAAAGATCCACAAGAGGTCGCCAAACGTCCGTTAAGAATTTATGTTTATGATGTATACTTTTCCACGTCCCGTAAGGGAATTAACAAACATGGAGACATTATTAGTTTATTAAAAAAAGAAAAGTTTCCACTCGCTCCCGATTCCACCATCATTTCAGGAAAAACTCTTCTAAAAGAAATTGAATCTTTTCGAAAGAAAAAAGACAAAATGCCATTCCCTGTAGATGGACTTGTCATCAAACTCGATAACCTGAATCTTCGCGAAAGTCTCGGGGAAACCAGTCATTCTCCGCGTTGGGCTCGGGCTTTTAAATTTGATGCCTTACTCAAAGAAACCACCATTGAAGAAATTGACTTTGCCATCGGAAGAACAGGAAAAATCACACCAAGAGCGAAAGTCACACCGATCTTACTTGCAGGAACTACAGTCACCTACGCCACCTTACACAATCAAGACTATATTGATCAACTTGGTGCGGGCATTGGAGCAAAAGTTTTAATCTCGAAACGTGGCGAAATCATTCCTGCTGTGGAAAAAGTTACCGTTCCTCCAAAATCTGTTTTTGTTCTTCCGAAAGATTGCCCATCCTGCAAAACAAAACTAACTAAGGTAGACGACTCGGTTGATTATTTTTGCACCAATCGCAATTGTCCCGAACGTAAACTCAACCAACTCATTTTCTTTTGTTCCAAAAAACAAATGAACATCGAAGGTCTTGGAGAAAGGCAAATCCAAATCTTTTTTGAAAAAGGTTGGGTCAAAGACATACCAGATCTATATACACTAAATAAATACAATGACACCATACTTGAGTTAGATGGCTTTGGAGAGAAATCGGTTAAAATCATTTTTGATGCCATTGAAAAATCAAAAGAGAAAGATTTTCGATTCACCTTACCTTCCATCGGCTTGAATGAAGTTGGCCCGAAAGTCACAGAAATTCTCATTGAACATGGGTTTGACTCGTGGGACAAACTTGTTACACTTTCTAAATCCAAAAATGCCGAAGAAGAATTAACCTCCATCCACGGAATTGGACCAAGAACCATTGACGCCTTACTAACCCATTTGAAAGACAAAGAAACTTTAAAACTTGTCAAAAACCTAATCAACCTGGGATTAAAATTTCAAGCTGATGAAACCGAAAAAAGCGACATACAACCGTTTCTTGGTCAGAGTTGGTGTGTGACGGGGAGTTTTGAAAACTTCCAACCTCGCGACGTTGCTATGGATCTCATCACAAGACACGGCGGAAAAAAAGTGTCCGGTGTCTCTTCCAAAACCACTCATCTTCTCTATGGCCCTGGTGCTGGCTCCAAATTAGACAAAGCAACTGAACTCGGAGTCACTTTAGTTTCAGAATCTGATTTTTTGAAACTTTTGAAAAAAGAAGGGATAACGTTAGCTTAA